The DNA sequence TAAACGGTGAGTGAGGACATGACATGTTGCAGAGGATGGAAAACGATCACTCCGCCAATGACAGCGGTCAGCAATGTGAGGGAGCAGGAGATATTACCAACAGACACAAccagcaaaaaaacatttgttatgaCAATCAATACATTTCAACCAGCTTTACAATAACCTGCAGAACAGTTATCTCTCTGGCTGTAGGAGGTCAAATGAAATACTGTACATTCTCCAATCAAAGCAGATCAGACAACAGGAACTCTCACTAAAGTATgatcaaatacaaaaatgaatgaatgcctgtttcacaataaaagtctggTTATACCTAAAGCTTTTTGAGAATGTACAGGATTTCATGACTTTTGAGAGCATACATCAATACAGAAACTTTGAGGCCTACAATGCAGTCAATATAGtaacaatacaaacacatagggcctgatctactaaaggtttgcACGTGGAAAAACGTGTGCAAACCTTGATTTCACccgcaaaaaaacatgcaagctgatctactaacgGTGCAGAATAACACGCGCTGTCCATTTAGTACGTTTGCCTTAATCAATATGCAATATTGGGCATTTCTTCCCGAGTGCACAAAATATTGGGAGGCgtagatgcaaatactttaatttagccCACgcaatgtgatttacaaagccgGAAAATAACTGCGGGGATTGTGACTGCGTCTATATTTAGTAcgtttgaaaggtaggtgctaatCAGCACAGCGTTGTTAATATTactttgctgtagctcaacaacatgtttgtttgcctcttccactaacacctccaattccatggcattaAATTTCGCTTTGCGCTtgcggtcactctgctctccttAAAAGTCCATGGTGGAAACCAGTAACACACGCAAAAcacttatttaaatattaaccatgtttgcacctgttatgCAATTATTGTTAGTAGATCACCTGCAAAACGGCCATCAACAAAACGTGAAATCTGTTGTAATTCACACGCAATTTAGCACTttttatttgggatcttagtagatcaggcccatAGAGTACAAACAAAAATGCTTAGTGATGAACGCTGTAAGAAGTTTTCTCTCCAGGGTTTCTCCTCTGGTCCTTTTTAAGAAATGTCccagtcagagaggagggatcAGCATTAAAGACTGGACGTACAGAATAATAAAGTATCCAGGGGTAAACTGTCTGAGCTCCATGTGGTAGTTACCACACCGGTACATGGCGGGTCGCAGCGTTCACTGACCATCCACTGCTGTTGTTGAGGTGAAAGGCTCCTTGTCAAGGCTGTCAACAACCTCCATCTGGACAgactgaggaaacacacacagacattgtaGGGCACACTTTAGTTGAGCTTTAGTATGAACAACTTAGCGTTCAGTATTGGATGCCTGCCAATCAGAAATAAGTTGAGCTGGATGCTCAGATACCTCTATCAGtgtatagaaatataaaactttaaactttccaatttattaattttctatttttccattttctatatttttattgattttatttgatttaaaaaaacattgtggttTACCTTGGGTGCGGCCTGTCTGCTTCTCATCTGGTCCGTGGTGCTGACGCCATTTGGTTTGTAGAAGCAGAGCACTTTCTGGAAGCTCTGCTTGAAGTTGTCGGAGAGGAAGCCGTAGAGGATTGGATTGGCGCAGGAGTTGACATAGGTGAGGATGACCAGGAAGAAGTAGACTGTGACGGTGGAATTGCTCTCAGGGATGATATAAACCAGGTTGACAAGATTGGCAGTAAAGAAGGGCAGCCAGCAAAGAACAAACACCAACACGATGATCACCACCATACGCGTCACCTTGCGCTCCGACCTCCGCCGCTTAGTCAGGCCTGCACGCACACCGGCAGACCTCACCTGAAACACAGATGGTGGATTGGAAAGGCTTTGTGAGATCATGAGAGCAGAACCTCGCTGGAAACATATAACATTTTCAATTGACACAATCAAAAGCAGGAGTCCTGGTTTATCTGACCAATTACCTTGATGACAATGATCAGGTAGCAGAGGCTGATGACAAAGAGTGGACAAAAGAAGCCCAGGATGGATGTGTAGAGGATGAAGACAATGGACCACAAATCATTTGGATCAGGCCAGGTCACGTTGCAGGTGTAAAAATTATCCTGTACATCCGAGTAAATAGTGACTGGCAGCACGATCAGGAAGGACACAACCCACACCATGCCATTGAATACCTTGGCCACCTGTGGCTTCCGCCATTTGGAGCTGCGAATAGGATAAACCACGGCCAGATAGCGATCAATGCTCATTACTGTTAGGCAAAAGGTGGAGCTAAACTGGCTCATGGCGTCAGCAGTCATGCACACCTTGCAGAAGAAATCCCCGTATGGCCAATAGGAAAGTACACTATTAGTGCCAAGGAAGGGAATTCCCAAGATGTAGAGTTCGTCCGCCAAGGCTAAATTGAGGATGTACATGTTTGTTACAGTTTTCATCTTGGCGTAGCGGACCACCACATAGATGACCAGCGTGTTACCCAGAAAACCCACGATGAAGACGATGGTGTAGATGACAGCGGTGACCACGCTGAAGGGCATTGGCGCAGGCGCCTCTGAGGAATTGTTGTTGGTGTAGTTGGGGTAGATCTTGGAGGAGGTCCTCGTGACGTTCTCAGATGTCGACGTCCAGTTGAAACCGTCCATGTTGAAGGAGGGAGTGCTGATGTCCGCTTTGATTACAGTAAGAAGTAGCTtacaagagaaaagacagataCAAACTACAATTATTATGTGGGATACATTTCAACAACCAATAACTGAAGAGATGCTCTACTGTTCTGTACATTTCTGCGACAGAGAATTTCACCCTACCCACTGACACATGGCCGCTCTTGGCACGATGGCCATTTTTACCAGGAGAGAAGAAAACTGTTCCATTGAACTGTCTGGGCAAGGGGTCAACATTAATATCTCTTAATAGGAAGTAGCACTTTAGAAGAAGACATTAGTTGAGCAGGTCTCAAATATGTTCTCTGTCATTGAATTAGATTTCCTAAACGGAGGGAACAAAACCCTCGGAGTGCTGGAGTGCAGTGCAGGCAAATGTACATGGGGACAAGACGTATTTCGCAAAGGTTAATGACTTTGTAAATCCTGTCTGTATACAAGTGGAGACAAGTTCTTCACTGGGGTTCAAATGTTGTGAATTACTCTTATCATTTGTTTCCAAGTCGGGTCCATGTGTGGTggagactgagagcagagttcTACGGAGAAGCTTCTGTTGAAAGAAGAAGTTTTGCCACACTGTGCGTAAAGattcaacaggaagtgaagagtaACACAAAGACTTTGCAACAACAAATGAATTGTCAACTTTGGTCGAGGTGACTTTCGTGCGCCTGGATCTGTGTCCTTTGGCCCCCATTTAGATTTTTCCAAATCATTTCCTTACTTgtttattgtaataaaaataaaggttaGCATTCACCCGTGTATTTGACGGCCTGCAGGTTTGGAAAATAGTTTGAGGATGGGATTTGATCTTTTCATTGAAGTGTAATTACTTTCTGCAGTTCaagctaaaatgaaaaaagatataCGTTTTCAggcaaactttaaaaaaaaatccttaagTGTTTTAAGAAGGGGGGCAGCGCACGTCCTCACCTTGTGGTCGACCTGAAATAATCATGACAATCATATAACTGTCAGGTGTCAGACATTGCAACCCGAGGCTGAGCAAACGTGTTGTACAAATAAACGGTGTGACGCGCAAATTCACTGAACCGCGCTCCAAAACACGGGAGTGACGCGCAGCCCGCAGCGTGTTGTTGGGAAAACAAACACTCCGAGTCCCCTTCAAACTGCATCGGGCTTGACATTTTTCTCTAACAAACGATAACAGCTATAGCCCACAGACCTGGGAACCAATTAAATAATGCCCGGGTCATTAAATGTGAGGTTAATACATACAACTGTAAGCGTAGACCCACGCATCCTctgttgggga is a window from the Hippoglossus hippoglossus isolate fHipHip1 chromosome 8, fHipHip1.pri, whole genome shotgun sequence genome containing:
- the LOC117766382 gene encoding somatostatin receptor type 5-like, whose amino-acid sequence is MDGFNWTSTSENVTRTSSKIYPNYTNNNSSEAPAPMPFSVVTAVIYTIVFIVGFLGNTLVIYVVVRYAKMKTVTNMYILNLALADELYILGIPFLGTNSVLSYWPYGDFFCKVCMTADAMSQFSSTFCLTVMSIDRYLAVVYPIRSSKWRKPQVAKVFNGMVWVVSFLIVLPVTIYSDVQDNFYTCNVTWPDPNDLWSIVFILYTSILGFFCPLFVISLCYLIIVIKVRSAGVRAGLTKRRRSERKVTRMVVIIVLVFVLCWLPFFTANLVNLVYIIPESNSTVTVYFFLVILTYVNSCANPILYGFLSDNFKQSFQKVLCFYKPNGVSTTDQMRSRQAAPKMEVVDSLDKEPFTSTTAVDGQ